A window of the Brassica napus cultivar Da-Ae chromosome A2, Da-Ae, whole genome shotgun sequence genome harbors these coding sequences:
- the LOC106394446 gene encoding AAA-ATPase At1g43910 isoform X1, translating into MATFYSQVPSVSSVFSLYTTFSAITMLLRTILNEVVPKGIREYITVKLVDYFSSYFQSDFTFVIEQHWGEYVENQTFRAAQVYLPTRLAGLSTGKLLVGSNNLKNPTAQPNLGIPVDTKIMDEFERIHLEWTLHNVKSKGRREKRYFHLTCKEFREKIMAGYFAYVTKSAEEIMRHRENLQIFTYNKEDSDWESAIFEHHTTFETLAIEPDLKTTLIDDLDAFSKGKDFFRSVGRAWKRGYLLYGPPGTGKSSMVAAIANHMKYNIYDLQIQSVKDDGELREILTSTTNRSILLIEDIDCGSDASRKRHTKEKEEDDDDSKKGKNKYEDGISLSGLLNFVDGLWSSCGEEKIIIFTTNHKEMLDPALLRPGRMDVHILMDYCTPLVFNKLVSLYLKIDGHILCDSIEKLVLDVNTTPAEITQQLMASKDADIALKGVIEFLETKKNKKEDDTKVE; encoded by the exons atggcgACTTTCTATAGTCAAGTGCCTTCTGTGTCCTCTGTTTTCTCTCTGTACACAACATTTTCTGCTATCACGATGCTTCTGCGCACAATCCTCAACGAGGTAGTCCCAAAGGGAATCAGAGAATACATCACCGTGAAACTTGTGGACTATTTCTCGTCTTACTTTCAGTCTGATTTCACGTTCGTGATCGAGCAACACTGGGGAGAGTATGTGGAGAACCAGACTTTCCGTGCGGCTCAAGTTTACTTACCCACTCGTCTCGCCGGGCTCTCCACCGGAAAACTTCTCGTGGGTTCCAACAATCTGAAGAATCCAACGGCTCAGCCGAACCTAGGGATTCCTGTAGACACCAAAATCATGGACGAGTTTGAAAGGATTCATCTTGAGTGGACTCTTCACAACGTTAAATCTAAGGGGAGGCGCGAGAAACG GTACTTTCATCTGACGTGTAAGGAGTTTCGTGAGAAGATAATGGCAGGTTATTTCGCATACGTGACGAAATCAGCAGAGGAGATAATGAGGCATCGAGAGAATCTACAGATCTTCACATACAACAAAGAAGATTCTGACTGGGAGTCCGCCATTTTCGAGCACCACACCACCTTCGAGACGCTTGCCATTGAGCCAGACCTCAAGACAACATTGATCGATGATCTTGATGCTTTCTCTAAAGGAAAAGACTTCTTCAGGAGCGTGGGACGTGCCTGGAAACGTGGATATCTTCTTTACGGCCCACCTGGTACCGGAAAATCATCTATGGTGGCTGCTATTGCTAATCACATGAAGTATAATATCTATGATCTCCAGATTCAGAGCGTTAAAGACGATGGTGAGTTGCGTGAGATTCTCACCTCTACCACGAACCGGTCAATTCTTCTTATTGAAGACATCGATTGTGGATCTGATGCTTCTCGGAAACGTCATAccaaagaaaaggaagaagatgatgatgactcCAAAAAGGGAAAGAACAAGTATGAAGATGG GATATCTTTGTCTGGTCTACTGAACTTTGTGGACGGACTTTGGTCGAGCTGCGGAGAAGAAAAGATCATAATTTTCACAACCAATCACAAGGAAATGCTCGACCCGGCGTTGCTTAGGCCGGGAAGGATGGACGTTCATATTCTCATGGACTATTGCACACCGCTTGTTTTCAATAAACTTGTGTCTTTATACCTCAAGATTGATGGTCACATCCTGTGTGATTCTATTGAGAAGCTTGTTCTTGACGTGAACACAACTCCGGCCGAAATCACCCAGCAACTTATGGCGAGCAAGGACGCTGATATTGCGCTCAAAGGTGTTATCGAATTCTTAGAaaccaagaaaaataaaaaggaagatGATACAAAAGTGGAGTAA
- the LOC106394446 gene encoding AAA-ATPase At1g43910 isoform X2: protein MATFYSQVPSVSSVFSLYTTFSAITMLLRTILNEVVPKGIREYITVKLVDYFSSYFQSDFTFVIEQHWGEYVENQTFRAAQVYLPTRLAGLSTGKLLVGSNNLKNPTAQPNLGIPVDTKIMDEFERIHLEWTLHNVKSKGRREKRYFHLTCKEFREKIMAGYFAYVTKSAEEIMRHRENLQIFTYNKEDSDWESAIFEHHTTFETLAIEPDLKTTLIDDLDAFSKGKDFFRSVGRAWKRGYLLYGPPGTGKSSMVAAIANHMKYNIYDLQIQSVKDDGELREILTSTTNRSILLIEDIDCGSDASRKRHTKEKEEDDDDSKKGKNKYEDGISLSGLLNFVDGLWSSCGEEKIIIFTTNHKEMLDPALLRPGRMDVHILMDYCTPLVFNKLVSLYLKIDGHILCDSIEKLVLDVNTTPAEITQQLMASKDADIALKGVIEFLETKKNKKEDDTKVE from the exons atggcgACTTTCTATAGTCAAGTGCCTTCTGTGTCCTCTGTTTTCTCTCTGTACACAACATTTTCTGCTATCACGATGCTTCTGCGCACAATCCTCAACGAGGTAGTCCCAAAGGGAATCAGAGAATACATCACCGTGAAACTTGTGGACTATTTCTCGTCTTACTTTCAGTCTGATTTCACGTTCGTGATCGAGCAACACTGGGGAGAGTATGTGGAGAACCAGACTTTCCGTGCGGCTCAAGTTTACTTACCCACTCGTCTCGCCGGGCTCTCCACCGGAAAACTTCTCGTGGGTTCCAACAATCTGAAGAATCCAACGGCTCAGCCGAACCTAGGGATTCCTGTAGACACCAAAATCATGGACGAGTTTGAAAGGATTCATCTTGAGTGGACTCTTCACAACGTTAAATCTAAGGGGAGGCGCGAGAAACG GTACTTTCATCTGACGTGTAAGGAGTTTCGTGAGAAGATAATGGCAGGTTATTTCGCATACGTGACGAAATCAGCAGAGGAGATAATGAGGCATCGAGAGAATCTACAGATCTTCACATACAACAAAGAAGATTCTGACTGGGAGTCCGCCATTTTCGAGCACCACACCACCTTCGAGACGCTTGCCATTGAGCCAGACCTCAAGACAACATTGATCGATGATCTTGATGCTTTCTCTAAAGGAAAAGACTTCTTCAGGAGCGTGGGACGTGCCTGGAAACGTGGATATCTTCTTTACGGCCCACCTGGTACCGGAAAATCATCTATGGTGGCTGCTATTGCTAATCACATGAAGTATAATATCTATGATCTCCAGATTCAGAGCGTTAAAGACGATGGTGAGTTGCGTGAGATTCTCACCTCTACCACGAACCGGTCAATTCTTCTTATTGAAGACATCGATTGTGGATCTGATGCTTCTCGGAAACGTCATAccaaagaaaaggaagaagatgatgatgactcCAAAAAGGGAAAGAACAAGTATGAAGATGGG ATATCTTTGTCTGGTCTACTGAACTTTGTGGACGGACTTTGGTCGAGCTGCGGAGAAGAAAAGATCATAATTTTCACAACCAATCACAAGGAAATGCTCGACCCGGCGTTGCTTAGGCCGGGAAGGATGGACGTTCATATTCTCATGGACTATTGCACACCGCTTGTTTTCAATAAACTTGTGTCTTTATACCTCAAGATTGATGGTCACATCCTGTGTGATTCTATTGAGAAGCTTGTTCTTGACGTGAACACAACTCCGGCCGAAATCACCCAGCAACTTATGGCGAGCAAGGACGCTGATATTGCGCTCAAAGGTGTTATCGAATTCTTAGAaaccaagaaaaataaaaaggaagatGATACAAAAGTGGAGTAA
- the LOC106395230 gene encoding sugar transporter ERD6-like 15 isoform X1, with translation MEEEGLLLASPSSSSPSLLSGISNVSTRPFVLAFTVCSCGAFVSGCISGYSAPTQSGIMKDLNLSVADYSLFGSILTVGIILGALICGKLTDLVGRINTMWIINVFFISGWFSIAFAKVIWMLDMGRLLHGIGIGISAYLGPIYMTEITPRNLRGAVSSCSQLFAIVGSSLFYALGTVVGWRDLAILGVIPFLVIIPLLFFIPESPRWLAKVGREKEVKAVLLSLRGAESDISYEAQEILDYTEHVKQQEDGDSGFFKLFQRKYAFSLTIGVALIALPELGGHSGYSYYTDSIFTRTGVSSDFGFITTSLVQMLGGVLGTMLVDVSGRRSLLLVSQAGSFLGCLATSISFFLQENRWWERGTSILALISVLVYFASYGLAMSSIPWIVASEIYPVDVKGAAGTVCNLAGSISSWLVAYSFNFLLQWSSTGTFLMFATVTGLGFVFIAKLVPETKGKSLEEIQSLFTDPLKNSTP, from the exons ATGGAAGAAGAAGGTTTATTATTAGCTtctccttcatcttcttctccatcacTTCTGTCCGGGATATCAAATGTCTCGACGAGACCTTTTGTTCTTGCCTTTACTGTCTGTTCTTGTGGCGCTTTTGTCTCTGGATGCATA AGTGGATATTCGGCTCCTACACAGTCTGGTATCATGAAAGACTTGAATCTCTCCGTTGCTGAT TATTCACTATTTGGATCGATATTAACGGTGGGTATAATCCTTGGAGCACTAATCTGTGGGAAATTAACAGATTTAGTTGGTCGTATCAAC ACAATGTGGATCATCAACGTGTTCTTCATATCCGGCTGGTTTAGTATTGCATTTGCCAAG GTTATCTGGATGCTGGATATGGGAAGGTTACTGCATGGGATCGGAATCGGAATTAGCGCGTACTTG GGGCCGATTTACATGACTGAGATAACACCAAGAAACTTAAGAGGAGCTGTTTCTTCTTGCTCACAG TTATTCGCGATTGTCGGTTCATCACTCTTCTATGCACTTGGTACAGTCGTTGGTTGGCGCGATTTAGCCATTTTGG GAGTTATTCCTTTTCTTGTGATAATTcctcttcttttcttcatcCCTGAATCTCCTCGATGGCTA GCTAAAGTAGGGAGGGAAAAGGAGGTTAAAGCGGTCTTGTTAAGCCTGCGAGGAGCAGAATCAGATATATCATATGAAGCCCAAGAGATATTG GATTACACAGAACATGTTAAACAACAAGAAGATGGCGACAGCGGTTTCTTCAAGCTCTTTCAGCGAAAATATGCATTCTCACTTACA ATTGGAGTTGCTCTTATAGCTTTGCCTGAGCTTGGAGGACATAGTGGTTATAGTTATTACACTGACTCCATTTTTACCCGTACAG GTGTATCAAGTGACTTTGGATTCATAACAACATCTCTAGTTCAG ATGTTGGGAGGTGTTTTAGGTACTATGCTTGTGGATGTGTCTGGGAGACGTTCACTCCTACTG GTTTCTCAAGCTGGATCATTCTTGGGATGCCTTGCCAcatccatttctttcttcttgcAG GAGAATCGTTGGTGGGAAAGAGGAACTTCTATCTTAGCTCTCATTAGTGTTCTG gtgTACTTTGCATCATACGGACTAGCCATGTCGTCAATACCATGGATTGTAGCATCAGAG aTATATCCAGTAGATGTGAAGGGAGCAGCCGGGACAGTTTGTAACTTGGCCGGCTCTATAAGTTCTTGGCTCGTTGCTTATTCTTTTAACTTCTTGCTTCAATGGAGTTCAACag GAACATTTCTGATGTTTGCCACAGTGACTGGTCTTGGATTTGTGTTCATAGCCAAACTTGTTCCAGAGACCAAAGGCAAATCTTTAGAAGAAATCCAATCTCTTTTCACTGATCCTCTTAAAAATTCCACACCTTAA
- the LOC106395230 gene encoding sugar transporter ERD6-like 15 isoform X2, protein MEEEGLLLASPSSSSPSLLSGISNVSTRPFVLAFTVCSCGAFVSGCISGYSAPTQSGIMKDLNLSVADYSLFGSILTVGIILGALICGKLTDLVGRINVIWMLDMGRLLHGIGIGISAYLGPIYMTEITPRNLRGAVSSCSQLFAIVGSSLFYALGTVVGWRDLAILGVIPFLVIIPLLFFIPESPRWLAKVGREKEVKAVLLSLRGAESDISYEAQEILDYTEHVKQQEDGDSGFFKLFQRKYAFSLTIGVALIALPELGGHSGYSYYTDSIFTRTGVSSDFGFITTSLVQMLGGVLGTMLVDVSGRRSLLLVSQAGSFLGCLATSISFFLQENRWWERGTSILALISVLVYFASYGLAMSSIPWIVASEIYPVDVKGAAGTVCNLAGSISSWLVAYSFNFLLQWSSTGTFLMFATVTGLGFVFIAKLVPETKGKSLEEIQSLFTDPLKNSTP, encoded by the exons ATGGAAGAAGAAGGTTTATTATTAGCTtctccttcatcttcttctccatcacTTCTGTCCGGGATATCAAATGTCTCGACGAGACCTTTTGTTCTTGCCTTTACTGTCTGTTCTTGTGGCGCTTTTGTCTCTGGATGCATA AGTGGATATTCGGCTCCTACACAGTCTGGTATCATGAAAGACTTGAATCTCTCCGTTGCTGAT TATTCACTATTTGGATCGATATTAACGGTGGGTATAATCCTTGGAGCACTAATCTGTGGGAAATTAACAGATTTAGTTGGTCGTATCAAC GTTATCTGGATGCTGGATATGGGAAGGTTACTGCATGGGATCGGAATCGGAATTAGCGCGTACTTG GGGCCGATTTACATGACTGAGATAACACCAAGAAACTTAAGAGGAGCTGTTTCTTCTTGCTCACAG TTATTCGCGATTGTCGGTTCATCACTCTTCTATGCACTTGGTACAGTCGTTGGTTGGCGCGATTTAGCCATTTTGG GAGTTATTCCTTTTCTTGTGATAATTcctcttcttttcttcatcCCTGAATCTCCTCGATGGCTA GCTAAAGTAGGGAGGGAAAAGGAGGTTAAAGCGGTCTTGTTAAGCCTGCGAGGAGCAGAATCAGATATATCATATGAAGCCCAAGAGATATTG GATTACACAGAACATGTTAAACAACAAGAAGATGGCGACAGCGGTTTCTTCAAGCTCTTTCAGCGAAAATATGCATTCTCACTTACA ATTGGAGTTGCTCTTATAGCTTTGCCTGAGCTTGGAGGACATAGTGGTTATAGTTATTACACTGACTCCATTTTTACCCGTACAG GTGTATCAAGTGACTTTGGATTCATAACAACATCTCTAGTTCAG ATGTTGGGAGGTGTTTTAGGTACTATGCTTGTGGATGTGTCTGGGAGACGTTCACTCCTACTG GTTTCTCAAGCTGGATCATTCTTGGGATGCCTTGCCAcatccatttctttcttcttgcAG GAGAATCGTTGGTGGGAAAGAGGAACTTCTATCTTAGCTCTCATTAGTGTTCTG gtgTACTTTGCATCATACGGACTAGCCATGTCGTCAATACCATGGATTGTAGCATCAGAG aTATATCCAGTAGATGTGAAGGGAGCAGCCGGGACAGTTTGTAACTTGGCCGGCTCTATAAGTTCTTGGCTCGTTGCTTATTCTTTTAACTTCTTGCTTCAATGGAGTTCAACag GAACATTTCTGATGTTTGCCACAGTGACTGGTCTTGGATTTGTGTTCATAGCCAAACTTGTTCCAGAGACCAAAGGCAAATCTTTAGAAGAAATCCAATCTCTTTTCACTGATCCTCTTAAAAATTCCACACCTTAA